One window from the genome of Desulforamulus ruminis DSM 2154 encodes:
- a CDS encoding Maf family protein: MTPIILASASPRRRELLANLGLDFNVKVSEVNEIMEDGVPPAQLVEKLAERKAAAVAAESKEGLVIGADTLVVFAGRPLGKPASRQEAVQMINILQGQRHEVLTGLAVIDAATGQSVITHQSTAVCFKPMTREQIERYVNTGEPFDKAGAYAVQGKASIFIDSIQGCYFNVVGLPVSKLADALRVFGVEIL, encoded by the coding sequence GTGACGCCGATCATCCTTGCCTCCGCTTCTCCTCGACGAAGGGAACTTTTGGCAAATCTGGGATTGGATTTTAATGTTAAAGTTAGTGAAGTCAATGAAATTATGGAAGACGGTGTACCTCCGGCCCAACTGGTGGAAAAACTGGCGGAGCGTAAGGCGGCCGCAGTGGCTGCCGAAAGTAAAGAGGGCCTGGTGATTGGAGCCGACACTTTGGTCGTTTTTGCGGGAAGACCTCTTGGCAAGCCGGCAAGCCGGCAGGAGGCCGTGCAGATGATTAATATCCTGCAGGGACAACGTCATGAAGTTTTAACCGGGCTGGCTGTCATTGATGCCGCTACCGGACAATCGGTCATCACCCATCAATCCACAGCCGTTTGTTTTAAACCCATGACCCGGGAACAAATTGAGCGTTATGTTAATACAGGGGAGCCTTTTGATAAAGCCGGAGCCTACGCTGTTCAAGGGAAGGCTTCCATTTTTATTGACAGTATCCAGGGTTGTTATTTTAATGTGGTTGGACTGCCTGTTTCCAAACTGGCGGATGCATTAAGGGTGTTTGGAGTCGAGATTTTATGA
- a CDS encoding rod shape-determining protein: MRLGMFSKDMGIDLGTANSLVYVKGKGIVLREPSVVAIQRETGQVLAVGEEAKQMIGRTPGNIVAIRPMKDGVIADFDVTQSMIKYFINKALRQRSFLVKPRVVVSVPSGVTAVEERAVREAALQAGAREAYLIEEPMAAAIGSGLPVHEPTGNMIVDIGGGTTEVAVISLGGIVTSKSVRIAGDEMDDAIIQHVKRTYNLMIGERTSEQIKIEIGTAYLPDAEETTEIRGRDLVTGLPKTLKITSTEIFKALSEPVAAILDAIKVTLEKTPPELASDIMDRGIVMAGGGSLLRGLDRLVSEQTGMPVHMAEEPLLAVAYGSGRVLENIDVLRRVLIQPKKLA, translated from the coding sequence ATGAGACTTGGTATGTTTTCAAAGGATATGGGAATTGATTTAGGAACTGCCAACTCCTTAGTATATGTTAAAGGAAAGGGCATTGTGCTGAGGGAGCCATCGGTGGTGGCTATTCAGAGAGAAACCGGTCAGGTGCTGGCTGTGGGAGAAGAGGCCAAGCAGATGATCGGCCGGACGCCCGGCAATATTGTTGCTATCCGTCCCATGAAGGACGGGGTTATCGCTGATTTTGACGTTACCCAAAGTATGATTAAATACTTTATTAATAAGGCCCTCCGCCAGCGTTCCTTTCTGGTTAAGCCCAGAGTTGTGGTGAGTGTGCCTTCCGGGGTGACGGCGGTTGAAGAGCGGGCGGTACGGGAAGCGGCCCTGCAGGCCGGTGCCAGAGAAGCTTACCTGATTGAAGAACCCATGGCGGCAGCCATTGGGTCGGGGCTGCCTGTTCACGAACCTACAGGAAATATGATTGTGGATATTGGCGGTGGAACCACCGAAGTGGCAGTTATTTCTCTGGGAGGGATTGTTACCAGCAAATCGGTTCGGATTGCCGGAGATGAGATGGATGACGCCATTATCCAGCATGTGAAGCGCACCTACAATTTAATGATAGGGGAACGAACCTCCGAGCAGATCAAAATTGAAATCGGTACGGCTTATCTTCCGGATGCCGAGGAAACCACCGAAATAAGAGGACGGGATCTGGTAACCGGGTTGCCGAAAACATTGAAAATTACTTCTACGGAGATTTTTAAAGCCTTGTCGGAACCGGTGGCGGCCATACTGGACGCCATCAAAGTAACCCTGGAAAAAACCCCTCCGGAACTGGCTTCCGACATTATGGATCGCGGTATCGTCATGGCGGGCGGCGGCTCCCTGCTGCGGGGACTGGACCGGCTGGTCAGTGAACAAACCGGTATGCCGGTTCATATGGCGGAAGAACCGCTACTGGCGGTTGCTTATGGTTCCGGCAGAGTTTTGGAAAATATCGATGTTTTACGTAGAGTATTAATTCAACCTAAAAAGTTAGCCTAA
- the minE gene encoding cell division topological specificity factor MinE — protein MLDFLNRIFGRESASSKNVAKERLRLVLVHDRANVSPELLTSLKNDLIKVISNYLDIDEKSLEVTLDSNDNQVALVANIPVKRVKRTKSLA, from the coding sequence GTGCTGGACTTCTTAAACAGGATTTTTGGCCGGGAATCAGCCAGCAGCAAGAATGTAGCAAAGGAAAGATTAAGACTGGTTTTGGTACACGACCGGGCCAATGTTTCACCTGAGTTACTTACGTCCCTTAAAAATGACTTAATCAAGGTTATCTCGAATTACCTGGATATCGATGAAAAGTCCTTGGAAGTAACCTTGGACAGCAATGACAATCAGGTGGCCCTGGTGGCCAACATCCCTGTTAAGAGGGTAAAAAGAACCAAAAGTTTGGCCTAG
- a CDS encoding redox-sensing transcriptional repressor Rex — MKALKIPEATITRLSIYSRFLKRLDQKGITTVSSGDIAEGVGVSPAQVRKDLAYFGEFGTRGVGYNVKDLIRYTVKILGLSEPWNLVMVGAGNLGSALVTYREFKDRGFTIVGVFDNDLTKIGKRIADLEVLPLEELSRVVSEYKVRIGIIAVPDKAAQEISDIMVKSGLEAILNFAPISLNLPDHVEVRNVDLSVKLEILTFNLALKEK, encoded by the coding sequence GTGAAAGCACTTAAAATTCCAGAAGCAACCATTACTCGCTTATCGATATACTCCAGGTTTTTGAAAAGATTGGATCAAAAGGGAATTACGACGGTTTCCTCCGGTGATATCGCCGAAGGTGTTGGAGTCAGCCCGGCCCAGGTCCGTAAAGATTTGGCCTATTTCGGCGAGTTTGGAACTCGTGGCGTAGGCTATAATGTAAAGGACTTAATCCGTTATACCGTGAAGATCCTTGGTCTTTCCGAACCATGGAATCTGGTTATGGTGGGGGCAGGGAATCTCGGCTCGGCCTTGGTAACCTATCGAGAGTTTAAGGACCGGGGTTTTACCATTGTTGGCGTATTTGACAATGATTTAACAAAAATCGGTAAACGCATTGCGGACCTTGAAGTTCTTCCTTTGGAAGAACTGTCAAGAGTTGTGAGTGAATACAAAGTTCGTATTGGCATCATTGCCGTACCGGATAAAGCAGCCCAGGAAATTTCCGATATTATGGTTAAGAGCGGCTTGGAGGCAATTTTAAACTTTGCGCCCATTTCCCTGAACCTGCCGGATCATGTGGAAGTTCGCAATGTGGACCTTTCCGTGAAGCTGGAAATACTCACTTTTAACTTGGCGTTGAAAGAAAAATAA
- the minD gene encoding septum site-determining protein MinD, protein MGEVIVVTSGKGGVGKTTTTANIGTGLASLGKKVCLVDADIGLRNLDVVLGLENRIVYDIVDVTSGVCRTRQALIKDKKFEGLHLLPAAQTKDKTAVNPEQMKELCEELKKEFDFVIIDCPAGIEQGFKNAIAGADKAIVVTTPEVSAVRDADRIIGLLEAAEIREPKLIINRLRPKMVRHGDMMSIDDMIEILAIDLLGVVPEDEQVVITTNKGETVVKDDKSQSGQAYRNITRRILGESVPLLNLEDNGGFFNALRKMIGLK, encoded by the coding sequence ATGGGTGAAGTCATCGTAGTCACTTCCGGTAAAGGAGGGGTTGGCAAAACCACCACCACCGCCAATATCGGGACGGGACTGGCTTCTCTGGGTAAAAAGGTATGCCTGGTGGACGCTGATATCGGATTACGCAATCTTGATGTGGTCCTTGGATTAGAGAACAGGATTGTTTATGATATTGTTGATGTTACCAGCGGGGTATGCCGTACCCGTCAAGCTTTAATCAAAGATAAAAAGTTTGAGGGACTCCATTTGCTTCCGGCAGCCCAGACCAAAGATAAAACCGCTGTGAACCCGGAACAAATGAAAGAGTTGTGCGAGGAACTGAAGAAAGAATTTGATTTTGTAATCATCGACTGTCCCGCAGGAATTGAGCAAGGCTTTAAGAATGCTATTGCGGGAGCGGATAAAGCCATTGTGGTAACCACGCCGGAGGTTTCCGCCGTGCGGGATGCCGACCGGATTATCGGTCTGCTGGAAGCGGCGGAAATCAGAGAACCAAAGCTAATTATCAACCGGCTTCGTCCTAAAATGGTTCGACATGGCGATATGATGAGCATTGACGATATGATTGAAATTTTAGCCATCGATTTGTTGGGTGTGGTGCCGGAGGACGAGCAGGTGGTCATCACCACCAACAAAGGGGAGACCGTGGTCAAGGATGATAAATCGCAAAGCGGCCAGGCTTACCGCAATATTACCCGCCGGATTTTGGGTGAGTCTGTACCCTTGTTAAACCTGGAGGATAACGGTGGTTTTTTCAATGCTTTGAGGAAAATGATTGGACTCAAGTAG
- the mreC gene encoding rod shape-determining protein MreC: MVLPRFVSYKNLFLLVLLVGISLMVMRFTQVGRDQLTPLEAAVKDALGPVQGIFMKIGQTFHNGVESVVSLGRLEDENKKLQEQVDLLKGQLYLQEELKQENQRLRSLLQYHEQYQQNFNTTAAMVIGRDPENWFGIITLNKGQKDGIVKNMPVVTPSGLAGRIIAVSRNTSQVMLITDPRSGVGAMIQETRIPGVLEGITAGSGGARLIHVPKDTQLSNGQVVVTSGMGGTFPKGIPIGRIVDVSNEPTGLFKTATVNPFSDLHRLEEVLIITTVYNPDLLPPTEGD; this comes from the coding sequence GTGGTTTTGCCCCGCTTTGTTTCCTATAAAAACTTATTTTTATTGGTTCTTTTAGTAGGAATTTCCTTAATGGTGATGCGCTTTACACAGGTGGGGCGGGATCAGTTGACCCCCCTTGAGGCGGCTGTTAAGGATGCCCTGGGTCCTGTCCAGGGAATTTTTATGAAAATAGGCCAAACCTTTCACAACGGGGTGGAGTCTGTTGTTTCTCTCGGCCGGCTGGAAGATGAAAACAAAAAATTGCAAGAACAGGTGGACCTCTTAAAAGGCCAGCTTTACCTACAGGAGGAGCTGAAACAGGAAAACCAGAGGCTCCGCAGTCTTTTGCAATATCATGAACAATATCAGCAAAATTTCAATACCACGGCGGCTATGGTTATTGGACGTGACCCGGAAAACTGGTTTGGCATCATCACCTTGAACAAGGGTCAGAAGGATGGTATAGTAAAAAATATGCCCGTGGTAACCCCTTCCGGCCTGGCGGGAAGGATCATTGCCGTATCCCGTAACACCTCTCAGGTTATGCTGATTACCGATCCTCGCAGCGGTGTGGGGGCGATGATACAGGAAACCCGTATTCCCGGAGTTCTGGAGGGAATTACGGCGGGAAGCGGAGGTGCCCGGCTGATTCATGTGCCGAAGGATACCCAATTGAGTAACGGTCAGGTGGTAGTTACTTCCGGCATGGGGGGAACCTTTCCCAAAGGGATTCCCATCGGCCGCATCGTGGATGTGTCCAACGAACCCACGGGATTATTTAAAACAGCCACGGTAAATCCTTTTTCCGATCTGCACCGCCTGGAAGAAGTCTTGATTATCACTACGGTATATAATCCCGATCTTCTTCCGCCAACGGAGGGTGATTAA
- a CDS encoding type II toxin-antitoxin system HicB family antitoxin, translating into MVLKFEEYVTPLPQGGMAGEIKVRIRVQVEPDHQDGGFYVVTPDVPGCASRGATPEEALENFKEALRFLLIENCH; encoded by the coding sequence ATGGTACTGAAGTTTGAAGAATACGTAACCCCGCTGCCCCAGGGAGGCATGGCGGGAGAAATAAAAGTGCGCATACGGGTGCAGGTCGAGCCGGACCACCAAGACGGAGGATTTTACGTGGTGACTCCCGATGTCCCCGGCTGCGCTTCCCGTGGGGCGACCCCGGAGGAAGCGCTGGAAAATTTTAAAGAAGCCCTGCGCTTCCTGTTAATTGAAAACTGCCACTAG
- the mreD gene encoding rod shape-determining protein MreD gives MRSFILLFLVLLAMLLQATFFSFLQVAGVKPDLILLLVVFNGFLRGSREGAFLGFLGGLMLDIFSGSYIGLHALVKMSVGYLAGLAESRFYKESVVIATLITFVLGIFGQLATYLLLFYLDIQVLPFYAFFQVVVPTAIYSALLVPLTYWKFYRSNELGWLKEWERTV, from the coding sequence TTGCGTTCTTTTATACTTTTGTTTTTAGTTCTTTTAGCCATGCTGCTGCAGGCAACCTTCTTTTCCTTTCTTCAGGTAGCGGGAGTTAAGCCGGACCTGATTTTACTGCTTGTGGTGTTTAACGGCTTCCTCCGTGGTTCCAGGGAGGGGGCTTTTTTGGGTTTTTTAGGGGGGCTCATGCTGGATATTTTTTCCGGCAGCTATATTGGCCTCCATGCCTTGGTTAAAATGTCTGTGGGTTACCTTGCGGGACTGGCGGAATCGCGCTTCTATAAGGAAAGTGTGGTTATAGCCACCTTAATTACATTTGTATTGGGGATCTTTGGCCAGCTTGCCACCTACCTGTTGCTTTTTTATTTAGACATTCAAGTACTGCCCTTCTACGCCTTTTTCCAGGTGGTTGTACCTACGGCCATTTATAGTGCCCTGCTGGTTCCCTTAACCTATTGGAAGTTTTACCGTTCTAATGAGCTCGGCTGGCTTAAAGAATGGGAGCGGACGGTTTAG
- the radC gene encoding RadC family protein translates to MTYPVIRALPPEQRPRERMLKEGPAALSDIDLLAIMLRTGTAKTSAMELAAEMLQRFRDLRILSQASIEELSQIRGIGPVKAVQIKAALELGKRLAAMPAEERVTIRCPEDVVSLVMEDLRGLDREYFQALLLNTKNQVLVRETISIGTLNSSVVHPRELFKLAIRRSAAAVILVHNHPSGDPTPSREDILLSKRLIEAGQIIGIDVLDHLIIGDNKFASLKMKGLI, encoded by the coding sequence ATGACTTATCCGGTCATTCGAGCGCTACCCCCTGAACAACGCCCGCGGGAGCGTATGTTAAAAGAGGGACCTGCGGCACTTTCTGATATTGATTTACTAGCGATTATGTTGAGGACGGGTACGGCCAAAACCTCGGCCATGGAATTGGCCGCAGAGATGTTGCAGAGATTTAGGGATCTGCGGATTCTTTCCCAGGCCAGTATTGAAGAACTCAGTCAGATCCGGGGCATTGGTCCGGTAAAGGCTGTTCAGATTAAAGCCGCTTTGGAACTGGGAAAGCGGTTAGCCGCTATGCCTGCGGAGGAAAGAGTGACCATTCGTTGTCCGGAGGATGTTGTTTCTCTGGTGATGGAAGATTTAAGAGGCCTGGATAGGGAATATTTTCAAGCCCTGCTGTTAAATACCAAAAATCAAGTGCTGGTTAGAGAGACCATTTCCATTGGAACGCTGAATTCTTCCGTGGTGCATCCCCGGGAGTTGTTTAAATTAGCCATTCGCCGCAGTGCGGCGGCTGTTATTTTAGTACATAATCATCCCAGCGGGGACCCTACACCCAGCCGGGAAGATATCCTTTTAAGCAAAAGATTGATCGAGGCTGGTCAAATTATTGGAATTGATGTCCTAGACCATTTGATTATTGGAGATAATAAATTTGCCAGTTTAAAAATGAAAGGACTTATTTAA
- a CDS encoding bifunctional folylpolyglutamate synthase/dihydrofolate synthase produces MNYQQAMDYLKGLTKFGINLGLDRIEELLRRLDRPQHLLKIIHIGGTNGKGSTSAMVAGILGAAGYRTGLFTSPHLHSYTERFVLGGEPIEEETLARLISEIKPHLDDMVSEGWEHPTEFEVSTALALLYFARERTDFVVLEVGMGGAIDSTNVVMPMVSVITNVTLDHMDYLGQRVEEIAQVKAGIIKPGIPVVTAAQGSPLEVIRRAAETSNCRLVQVGRDVSWFPSDHSGNFRTQQFEVMGLFNRYPVELPLLGPFQQINAATAVAAVELLFSRLDQPIPFDAVIRGLLRVHWPGRFEVMGGEPTLVIDGAHNHAGAMALKQALQTFFPHRKIIFVLGMLADKERAKVVAELLPLARAVVVTRSNSPRAGDWTQLADYVRKELDQVTLVEDVGSAIKTALAMASPGEVVCVTGSLYMIAEAGAWLKLKGKRMTK; encoded by the coding sequence GTGAATTACCAACAGGCAATGGATTACCTCAAGGGATTAACCAAGTTTGGCATTAATCTAGGCCTTGATCGGATTGAAGAATTATTACGCAGGTTGGATCGTCCCCAGCACTTGCTTAAAATCATTCATATCGGGGGAACCAACGGCAAAGGATCTACTTCGGCCATGGTAGCCGGTATTTTAGGGGCTGCCGGGTACAGGACAGGATTGTTTACATCCCCCCATTTGCACAGCTATACCGAGCGTTTTGTCCTCGGTGGAGAGCCTATAGAAGAAGAAACTCTGGCCCGGTTAATCTCCGAGATAAAACCTCACCTGGACGACATGGTGTCTGAAGGCTGGGAACACCCCACGGAGTTTGAAGTCAGCACCGCCCTGGCCCTGCTGTACTTTGCCAGGGAACGTACGGACTTTGTGGTTTTGGAAGTAGGCATGGGCGGGGCCATTGACTCCACCAATGTGGTGATGCCGATGGTCTCGGTAATTACCAATGTGACCCTGGATCATATGGATTATTTAGGACAGCGGGTAGAAGAGATTGCTCAAGTCAAGGCGGGAATAATCAAACCCGGGATTCCGGTGGTGACGGCGGCCCAGGGCAGCCCGCTGGAGGTTATCCGGCGGGCTGCTGAAACCAGTAACTGCCGGTTGGTTCAGGTAGGACGGGATGTGTCATGGTTCCCTTCGGACCATTCCGGAAATTTCAGGACACAGCAGTTTGAGGTCATGGGCCTGTTCAACCGTTATCCCGTTGAGCTGCCGCTGCTGGGCCCTTTTCAGCAGATAAACGCTGCCACAGCGGTTGCGGCGGTTGAACTGCTGTTTTCCCGTCTTGACCAGCCCATACCCTTTGACGCTGTGATCCGTGGTTTGCTTCGGGTACACTGGCCCGGCCGCTTTGAAGTAATGGGAGGCGAACCAACCCTGGTCATTGACGGCGCTCACAACCATGCCGGCGCCATGGCCTTAAAGCAGGCTTTGCAGACCTTCTTTCCCCACCGAAAGATTATTTTTGTTCTTGGTATGCTGGCAGACAAGGAACGCGCCAAAGTGGTGGCGGAACTGCTTCCTCTGGCCAGGGCGGTGGTGGTGACCCGATCCAACAGCCCCAGGGCCGGAGATTGGACCCAACTGGCGGATTATGTAAGAAAAGAGTTGGATCAGGTAACCCTGGTGGAGGATGTGGGGAGCGCCATAAAAACTGCCCTAGCCATGGCTTCTCCCGGAGAGGTGGTTTGTGTTACCGGTTCTTTATACATGATTGCCGAGGCCGGGGCATGGCTCAAATTAAAAGGAAAGAGAATGACTAAATAG
- the mrdA gene encoding penicillin-binding protein 2 encodes MERKLIEKKTRVLLCIVLLIFIVLVSRLAYMQLIESERFETLSKQNHMRLNPIIAPRGEIYDLNGVKIVGNQPVYTVSLVYLGLKDTDQVVKQVAGILGMDPTDIFNKLEEQQLRMYQPVRLASNVSLETVTALEERRRELPGVVIDVEPVRNYPFKSMLAHVLGYVQEIKQEQLEANKDKDYRLGDMYGQEGLENSFEQYLRGEDGARQVEVDAQARPIRDLGIKDPVPGNNLQLTIDTKLQKVAEESLERQVLAMRKQGYESKGGATVMIDVRTGAVRAMASYPTYEPSIWIDGLSQKQWEDLQKSGALPNRVLQLYPPASTFKMVLSVAGLDSGKIDSRWTISDPGHYVFGNKTFSDWNPRGHGIVDVRKAISESCDTFFWILGHRMLGVDTIGKYARMFGFGEKTGIEIPGEPAGVVPTPAYKYKRNKDYLDAIYNPKFKAVEDKYQPLLANAATPEERDKLEKAKEKERRSIQNQYDQYKWDLDWQVYDTLNMSIGQGYNEYTPLQIVNYIAAIANGGTRWKPYLVQKVTRPDGTVLKEFAPQELGRLEVKPEALKLSQEGMRMVITQGTGMGVYSGFPVEVAGKSGTGEVFGHDNHALFAAYAPYDKPEVAVVTVIDYGGHGGSAAGPVTRDLLAAYFGVESGSRQVFYSPE; translated from the coding sequence TTGGAAAGGAAACTCATAGAGAAAAAGACCCGTGTGCTCCTCTGTATTGTTTTGCTCATTTTCATCGTCCTGGTCAGCCGGTTGGCCTACATGCAATTAATTGAAAGTGAACGTTTTGAAACCTTATCCAAACAAAATCATATGCGCTTAAACCCCATTATTGCACCCAGGGGTGAGATATACGACCTGAACGGGGTAAAGATTGTCGGCAACCAGCCGGTTTATACCGTATCTCTGGTTTACCTGGGACTAAAGGATACCGATCAAGTAGTGAAGCAGGTAGCCGGGATTTTAGGTATGGACCCGACCGACATTTTTAACAAGCTGGAAGAACAGCAGCTTAGAATGTATCAGCCGGTAAGACTGGCCAGCAATGTGTCTCTAGAGACGGTTACGGCCCTTGAAGAACGGCGCCGGGAACTTCCGGGAGTGGTGATTGATGTGGAGCCGGTCCGCAACTATCCCTTTAAATCCATGCTTGCCCATGTATTGGGATATGTTCAGGAAATAAAGCAAGAACAGTTGGAAGCCAATAAAGACAAGGATTACCGGTTGGGAGATATGTATGGCCAGGAGGGGCTGGAGAATTCCTTTGAACAGTATTTAAGAGGGGAAGACGGCGCCAGGCAGGTAGAAGTGGATGCCCAGGCCAGACCTATCCGGGATTTGGGAATTAAAGATCCGGTACCGGGAAATAATTTGCAATTAACCATTGACACCAAATTACAAAAAGTAGCGGAAGAATCCCTGGAGCGTCAGGTTTTGGCCATGAGAAAACAGGGCTATGAATCCAAGGGCGGAGCTACGGTCATGATTGATGTCCGGACCGGTGCTGTCCGGGCCATGGCCAGCTACCCCACCTACGAACCTTCTATTTGGATTGACGGCCTCAGCCAAAAACAATGGGAGGACCTGCAAAAAAGCGGAGCTTTGCCCAACCGGGTTTTGCAGCTTTACCCGCCGGCATCTACCTTTAAGATGGTTCTGTCTGTTGCCGGCTTGGACAGCGGCAAGATTGACTCCCGTTGGACCATCTCAGACCCCGGCCATTATGTCTTTGGCAATAAAACCTTCAGTGACTGGAATCCCCGGGGTCATGGCATTGTGGATGTGCGTAAGGCCATCTCCGAGTCCTGCGACACGTTTTTCTGGATTTTGGGGCACCGTATGCTGGGGGTGGATACCATTGGAAAATACGCCCGGATGTTTGGTTTTGGGGAAAAAACCGGGATTGAAATACCCGGAGAGCCTGCCGGCGTTGTTCCTACCCCGGCGTACAAATACAAGCGAAATAAGGACTATCTGGATGCCATTTATAATCCTAAATTTAAAGCGGTGGAAGATAAATACCAGCCTTTGCTGGCCAATGCCGCCACTCCTGAGGAAAGGGACAAACTGGAAAAGGCCAAGGAAAAGGAACGTAGGTCCATACAAAACCAATATGACCAGTACAAATGGGATTTAGACTGGCAGGTTTACGATACCCTGAATATGTCCATCGGTCAGGGTTACAATGAATACACGCCCCTGCAAATTGTCAATTATATCGCCGCCATTGCTAACGGCGGAACCCGCTGGAAGCCCTATCTGGTACAAAAGGTTACCCGTCCGGACGGTACGGTCTTAAAAGAATTTGCACCCCAGGAACTGGGACGGCTGGAGGTTAAACCGGAAGCCCTTAAATTATCCCAGGAAGGCATGAGGATGGTCATTACCCAGGGAACAGGTATGGGTGTTTACTCAGGATTTCCGGTGGAGGTGGCGGGTAAAAGCGGAACCGGAGAGGTTTTCGGACATGATAACCATGCTTTGTTTGCAGCCTACGCCCCCTATGATAAACCGGAGGTGGCGGTAGTTACCGTAATTGATTACGGTGGCCACGGGGGTTCTGCGGCGGGGCCTGTGACCAGGGACCTGCTGGCCGCCTATTTTGGAGTGGAGTCAGGTTCCCGGCAAGTGTTCTACAGTCCGGAATAA
- the minC gene encoding septum site-determining protein MinC produces MTKDTVANSSASRPSTGHFPVELEGLVDENTVLIQRTLRSGQSICHDGNVVVLGDVNPGAEIVASGNIIVMGSLRGVIHAGAKGDAEAMILAFRLRPTQLRIANHITRPPEDETSDPDYPEVARIKNGVVTIETFNSQMK; encoded by the coding sequence TTGACCAAGGATACTGTAGCCAATTCGTCTGCATCAAGGCCTTCAACCGGTCATTTTCCCGTAGAATTGGAAGGATTGGTGGACGAAAATACCGTCTTAATCCAGAGAACATTGCGTTCCGGGCAGAGCATATGCCATGACGGTAACGTCGTTGTTCTGGGGGATGTGAATCCCGGAGCGGAAATTGTGGCTTCCGGCAATATTATTGTAATGGGGTCTCTGCGGGGTGTGATTCATGCCGGTGCGAAGGGCGATGCGGAGGCTATGATCTTGGCCTTTCGACTGAGGCCCACTCAATTGCGAATTGCCAACCACATTACCAGGCCCCCGGAAGATGAAACTTCGGACCCAGATTACCCGGAGGTGGCCCGGATAAAAAATGGTGTTGTAACCATTGAAACCTTTAATTCTCAAATGAAGTAA
- a CDS encoding DUF4321 domain-containing protein, whose product MSRPFRGGRGPGTLVILLLAGGLAGSALGHALTPYVPFLKNFTTFGLDNTNLSLFFLKVSFGLTMALGPLTGLGILLGFLAYRRL is encoded by the coding sequence TTGAGCAGACCATTCAGAGGGGGAAGAGGCCCCGGTACTTTAGTGATCCTGCTCCTGGCGGGCGGGCTTGCCGGAAGCGCCCTGGGACATGCCTTAACACCCTACGTTCCTTTTTTGAAAAATTTTACAACCTTTGGTTTAGACAATACGAACCTGAGTTTATTCTTCTTAAAGGTTTCTTTTGGCTTGACCATGGCGCTGGGGCCCCTTACGGGCTTAGGGATTCTTTTGGGTTTTCTGGCTTACAGAAGATTGTAG